From Micromonospora rifamycinica, a single genomic window includes:
- a CDS encoding TraR/DksA family transcriptional regulator yields MLVHDSVGTARTEAEADRIRIALRTRYDELSAEYEHTVAQSQVLRLVEVGDTAGDDQADSGTKTAERDTAQSLLRAILDRRAQFEHALTRLDEGTYGFCEGCTSPIPVERLEIFPAATSCVACKQHRERRAA; encoded by the coding sequence ATGCTCGTCCACGACAGTGTCGGCACCGCACGTACCGAGGCGGAGGCCGACCGGATCCGGATCGCCCTGCGGACCCGCTACGACGAGCTTTCCGCCGAGTACGAGCACACGGTCGCGCAGAGCCAGGTGCTGCGGCTGGTGGAGGTTGGCGACACCGCCGGCGACGACCAGGCCGACAGCGGCACCAAGACCGCCGAGCGGGACACCGCGCAGTCCCTGCTGCGTGCCATCCTCGACCGTCGGGCCCAGTTCGAGCACGCGCTGACCCGGTTGGACGAGGGGACCTACGGCTTCTGCGAGGGCTGCACGTCGCCGATCCCGGTGGAGCGGCTGGAGATCTTCCCCGCGGCCACCTCCTGCGTGGCCTGCAAGCAGCACCGGGAGCGGCGGGCCGCCTGA
- a CDS encoding DUF2267 domain-containing protein, which produces MAEQLISAVESSVDKTNLILKDIEQAYGWPRAQRNQSYAALRTVLHLLRDRMTVTECAEFAAQLPMLVRGIYFDGWQPENVPVKLNRDDFLYEIRQGFPYDVEGGPQRVAQVVLDTLRRHVTQGEWQDVKSGMPRDLQQLIP; this is translated from the coding sequence GTGGCAGAGCAGCTGATCTCGGCGGTCGAGTCCTCGGTGGACAAGACCAACCTGATCCTCAAGGACATCGAGCAGGCGTACGGCTGGCCCCGGGCACAGCGCAACCAGTCGTACGCGGCCCTGCGGACGGTGCTGCACCTGCTGCGGGACCGGATGACCGTGACGGAGTGCGCGGAGTTCGCCGCGCAGCTGCCGATGCTGGTGCGGGGCATCTACTTCGACGGCTGGCAGCCCGAGAACGTGCCGGTCAAGCTGAACCGGGACGACTTCCTCTACGAGATCCGCCAGGGCTTCCCCTACGACGTGGAGGGCGGCCCGCAGCGGGTGGCCCAGGTGGTGCTGGACACCCTGCGCCGGCACGTCACCCAGGGTGAATGGCAGGACGTCAAGTCCGGCATGCCGCGGGACCTGCAACAGCTGATTCCCTGA
- a CDS encoding cupin domain-containing protein, which translates to MAIIDPPGGHGRPAVPPAAASALARCVSLEPEKFAAAHWGRAPLLSRAAELPNADGFTDLLSPEDADELLSRRGLRTPFLRVAKDGQLVPAARFTGGGGAGAEIGDQVRDERILELYAAGATLVLQGLHRLWPALIDFTRDLGAALTQPLQVNAYLTPPGSQGFATHYDTHDVFVLQVDGRKHWRIHPPVLTDPLERQPWGGRADEVSATADGPAALDVVLEPGDALYLPRGWLHSAQAQESRSLHLTVGIRALTRYAVVEELLALAAEDPRLRAGLPFGTDVADPDAIEPELAETVEALRDWLLSADPAVVAARLRDRAWPAARPAPIRPLAQAAALDMLTADSTIAPRDGLRWQLTPTADGRVALRLTDRTLTLPAQCAPALRAVLTGTGVRVGELPGLDDDADRLVLARRLLREAVAVPA; encoded by the coding sequence ATGGCGATCATCGACCCGCCGGGCGGCCACGGTCGCCCGGCGGTCCCGCCGGCTGCGGCGTCGGCCCTGGCCCGCTGCGTGAGCCTCGAACCGGAGAAGTTCGCCGCCGCCCACTGGGGCCGCGCGCCGCTGCTGTCACGGGCCGCCGAACTGCCCAACGCCGACGGGTTCACCGACCTGCTCAGCCCCGAGGACGCGGACGAGTTGCTCAGCCGGCGCGGTCTGCGTACCCCGTTCCTGCGGGTGGCCAAGGACGGCCAGTTGGTGCCGGCGGCCCGGTTCACCGGCGGCGGCGGGGCGGGGGCGGAGATCGGCGACCAGGTCCGCGACGAGCGCATCCTGGAGCTGTACGCCGCCGGGGCGACGCTGGTGCTCCAGGGGCTGCACCGGCTCTGGCCCGCCCTGATCGACTTCACCCGGGACCTGGGCGCCGCCCTGACCCAGCCGTTGCAGGTCAACGCCTACCTGACCCCGCCGGGTAGTCAGGGTTTCGCCACCCACTACGACACCCATGACGTCTTCGTGCTCCAGGTCGACGGCCGCAAGCACTGGCGGATCCACCCGCCGGTGCTCACCGACCCGCTGGAGAGGCAGCCCTGGGGCGGCCGGGCCGACGAGGTGTCCGCCACCGCCGACGGGCCGGCCGCGCTCGACGTGGTCCTCGAACCGGGCGACGCGCTCTACCTGCCGCGTGGCTGGCTGCACAGCGCCCAGGCCCAGGAGTCCCGCTCGCTGCACCTGACCGTCGGCATCCGCGCGTTGACCCGGTACGCCGTGGTCGAGGAGCTGCTGGCGTTGGCCGCCGAGGATCCCCGGCTGCGGGCCGGGCTGCCCTTCGGCACCGACGTCGCCGACCCGGACGCCATCGAGCCGGAGCTCGCCGAGACGGTGGAGGCGCTGCGCGACTGGCTGCTGTCGGCCGATCCGGCCGTGGTCGCGGCCCGGCTGCGGGACCGGGCCTGGCCGGCCGCCCGACCGGCCCCGATCCGGCCGCTCGCCCAGGCCGCCGCGCTCGACATGCTCACGGCGGACAGCACGATCGCCCCCCGCGACGGCCTGCGGTGGCAGCTCACCCCCACCGCCGACGGCCGGGTGGCGCTGCGGTTGACCGACCGCACCCTCACCCTGCCCGCCCAGTGCGCGCCGGCCCTGCGGGCGGTGCTCACCGGCACCGGCGTCCGGGTGGGGGAGCTGCCCGGCCTCGACGACGACGCCGACCGGCTGGTGCTGGCCCGCCGGCTGCTGCGGGAGGCGGTCGCCGTCCCGGCGTGA